The window AGCATCCGCGCCGGGCGGGGCCTCCCGGTCTCAGACCGGCACGGGCCCCGCCCCGCTGCTCCGCCACAACCGGGCGTAGGCGCCCCCCGACGCCGACAGCTCCGCGTGCGTGCCCGTCTCGACCACCCGGCCGCCGTCGAGCACCGCGATCCGGTCCGCGCGGGCGGCCGTCGCCAGGCTGTGGGTGACCACGAAGGTCGTCCTCCCCCGGGACAGGCGTTCCATCGCCGTCAGCACGGCGCGCTCGGTGCCCGGGTCCAGCCCCGCGGAGGGCTCGTCCAGCAGCAGCACGTCGGGGTCCACCAGCTGCGCCCGCGCCAGCGCGACGAGTTGGCGCTGCCCGGTGGACAGGCCGCGCCCGCGCTCGCCGACCGGATGGCGCAGCCCCCGGGGCAGGGCCGACACGGCGTCCAGGGCGCCGACCGCGCGCACGGCCTCCTCCACCTCGCGGTCGCCGGCCCCGGGGCGTCCGTAGCGCACGTTGTCGGCGACGGTCCCGGTGAACAGGTGGGGCTCCTGGGGGACCACCCCGAGTCTGCGCCGGTGCTCGGCCGGGTCGAGGTCGCGCACGTCCGTCCCGTCCACCAGGACCGCGCCCCGGTCGGGGTCGTGGAAGCGGGCGATGAGCCTGACCACGGTGGACTTCCCGGCGCCGGTCTCGCCGACCAGCGCCACGGTCTCACCCGGGTCGGCGGACAGGGTGACGTCGGCCAGGGCGGGCCCGCCCGCGCCGGGGTAGGCGAAGCCGACCCCCTCCAGGCGCACCCGGCCGCCGCCCCGCCGGACCGGTGCGGGGACCGCGCGCCGGGAGGCCGCGGCGGTGGGCGGCGTGCGCAGCAGTCCGCCGATGCGGTCCACGCCCACGCGCGCCTGCTGGTAGCTGTCGAAGACCACCGACAGCTGCTGGAACGGGGCGTAGAACATCCCCAGGTAGAGCAGGAACGCGGTCAGGACGCCCACCGACAGGGTGCCCTCCGCCACCCGGTACGCGCCCGCACCGAGGACGGCGGCGGTGGACACGTCCCCGAGCAGGGTGACGAACGGGAAGTACAGGGCGATGTGGCGCTGGGCGGTCAGCCTGGTCCTGCGGTAGCGGTCGGACAGGGCGGCGAAGCGCTCGCTCGCGCCGTCCTCGGCCCCGGCCGCCTGGGACTCGCGGGCCCCCGCCACCTGTTCCTGGAGGTCGGCGTTGACCTCCCCGATCCGCTCCCGGGACAGGTGGTAGGCCAGCGACACGCAGCGGCGGAAGTACAGGGTCGCGGCGAGCAGCACCGGCAGGACCGCCAGGGCGACCAGGGCCAGGCCCGGGTCCAGCACCAGCATCGCCACGACCATCCCCAGCACGGTGGCGCCGTTGACCACGACGATGGTCAGCCCGCTCTCCACGAACGTGGACAGCGCGGTGACGTCGGTGGTCATGCGGGTCATGGTCCCGCCGCCGCGCTCGCGCTCGTGGAAGTCCACGCCGAGCCGGTGCAGGTGCCGGAAGACGCGCAGGCGCAGGGCGTACAGGGCGCTCTCCCCGGTCCGGGTGACCACGCGGGGCTGGAGGGCCAGGACCCACCAGTTGACCGCCACCAGGGCCAGGGCCGCCGCGCCCACGGCCGCGACCACGCCCGCGTCGCCGGGGGCGACGCCCCGGTCCAGGCCCCAGCGCAGCACGACGGGCAGGGCGGTGGTGGCCAGGGCGTCGGCCAGGACCAGCAGGACGGCGAGGGCCAGCAGTGCCCGGACGGGGGCCAGCACCCGGCGGACGCCGAAGCGCGTTCCGGGCTCCTCCGGCGGCGTGCGGTCCAGGCGCTCGGCGGGGCGGTCGTCGGCGGCGGGCAGCGCGGCCTCGTCGGGGTCGGCCGCCTCCGGCACGGGTTCGGGCCACAGGGGGGAGCCGCCGCCCCCGGGGGCCGGGGCCGGTTCCTCGACGCCGCCCCCGTCCCCGGCGCACAGCCGCGCGAAGAGCGGGCAGCGCCGGGTCAGTTCCGCCTCGGTGCCCACGTCCACCACCCGGCCGCCGTCGAGCACCGCGATCCGGTCGGCGAGGGCGAGGGTGGACCTGCGGTGGGCCACGAGCAGGACGGTGCGGTCGGCGGTGACGTCGGCGAGCGTGGCGACCATGGCGGCCTCGGTGGAGGCGTCCACGGCCGAGGTGGCGTCGTCCAGCACCAGGACGCGGGGGTCGCCCAGGAGCGTGCGGGCCAGGGCCACGCGCTGGCGCTGGCCGCCGGACAGGGTCAGGCCGCGCTCGCCCACGGGGGTGTCGTAGCCGTCGGGGAGCGCGCAGACGAAGCCGTCGGCCCCGGCGGCGCGGGCCGCCGCGCGGACCTGCTCGCGGGTGGCGTGCGGGCGTCCGTACGCGATGTTGTCGGCGACCGAGCCGGAGAACAGGAACGGCTCCTCGAAGGCCACGCCGACCGCGGCGCGCAGCGAGCGTAGGCGAAGCGAGCGCACGTCCACCGCGCCGCCGGGAGGGCCGATCCGCACGGCGCCGCCGGTGGTGTCGTAGAAGCGCGGCAGCAGCAGCGAGACGGTGGACTTGCCCGACCCGGAGGGGCCGACCAGCGCCAGGGTCTCGCCCGGGCGCACGCTCAGGGACAGCCCGTCGAGCACGGTGGAGTCGCGGGTGTAGCCGAAGCGCACGCCGTCCAGCTCCACGCCGACCGGCCCCTCGGGCACGTCGGCGGCGTCGGGCGCGTCGGTGACGTCGGGGCGGGAGTCGGCGAGGTCGAACACGCGCAGGGCCGCGGGCCGCACGAGCTGGGCGCTCATGACCAGGTTGGACAGGGACGCCGACGGCGCGGTGAGGGTGACCATGTACCCGGAGAAGGCGACGAGGGCGCCCAGGGACACCTCGCCGCGCGCGACCAGCCACGCGCCGACCACCAGCACCGCGGCCTGGCCGAGGTAGGGCAGCACGCCGAGGGTGGCGCTGGGGGCCGCCTGCATGCGGGCCACCCGCATGCGCTCGCCGAACAGGCGGGCGGCGAGGTCGGCCAGACGCCGGGTCTCGCGCTCCTCCTGCCCGAAGGCCTTGACGACGCGGACGCCGGTCACGGTCTCCTCGACGTGCTGGGCGATCTCGGCGGTGCGGCGCTGCACGGCCATGGTCGCGGGCGGCATGCGCCTGCTCACGCGCGCCGTCACCACGACGAAGGAGACCACGACGGCCGCGGCCACGACGGTGAGCACGGGGGAGAGCCACAGCATCGCGGAGAAGGCGAACACGATGAGCACGAGGCCGCCCAGGGCCTGCGGCGCGGTGGCCAGCAGCCCCTGGACCAGTTGCAGGTCGGTGCCCGCGCGCGACATCACCTGGCCGGTGCGCAGGGTGTCCTGTTTGCCGCCGTCGAGACGCTGGACCGAGTCGAACACGGCCGTGCGCAGGTCGTGCTGGACGCCCAGGGCCAGCTTGCCGGACAGGAACTGGCGGGCGAACGCCCCGGCGAACTGGAGCGCGGCGGCTCCCAGCAGGGCGAGGGCGAGCACGCCGATCCGGTCCGTGCGCCCCTGGACCGCGTCGTCCACGGCGATCTGGGCGGCCAGCGGGGCCAGCGCGGTCAGCCCGGTCCCCAGGACGGCCGCCGCGGCCACCCCCGCGGCCAGCCCCGGGTGGCGGCGGCAGGCGGACAGCAGCCGCAGGACCCAGTGGCGGCCCCGGGCTGCGGGCGCTTCGGTCGGCGGGGAGCCGGGCATCAGACCTCCGGTGTGACGGGGCGCGCCAGGACGAGCTGCTCCCACGCGGGCCGCGCCCCGGTGGCCGCGTACAGCAGTGCCAGGGCCACGCCCGCGTCCCCTTCGAGGAAGGAGGCGTCGCGGATCATCCCGGCGGGGTTGAAGTAGGTCAGCGGCCCTTCGGCGCGCCGCTCGGCGAGCCAGCCGGTCCAGCGCCGGACGCACTCCAGCCCCTCGGGCAGGCCGTGGTCGTCGTGGGCTCGGCGGCCGAACCAGACCAGTCCGGCGGCGCCGTGGCACACGCACCCGTCCGTGATCCCGCAGTCCCGCTCGGGCCGGGTGGCGACCGCCGAAGCGGTGGCGCGGGCCAGGTCGGCGTCGCGCGGGTCCCCGGTGACCCCGGCGGCCGCGGTCAGCGCCAGGGCGATACCGGGGTCCCCCGAGCACCAGGTGGCGCGGGCGGGCGTGTAGCGCGTCTCGACGCGGTGCGGGAAGACGGCGTGGGAGAAGTCGCCGCGCTGGGCGCGCAGCCAGCGCACGGAGTCGTCGAGCAGCGGGCGTGCGCGCGGGGCGGCGGCCGTCCCGGCGGCCGAGGCGAGGTAGGACACCAGTCCGGCGGTGCCGTGGGCGGCGCCGAGCACCCGGCAGCCCGCGGACTGGTCGGCGCGGCGCGCCGGGGAGTCGCCCAGG is drawn from Nocardiopsis dassonvillei subsp. dassonvillei DSM 43111 and contains these coding sequences:
- a CDS encoding lanthionine synthetase C family protein, with translation MNDADTLDLARRFLDDMDAQVRENPTFPLLLDQAVARMEFARALGEDHRAEDAFHEAMGLLRSGGGTGPWLYRGAAQAGWTALRLARERGTEPSGLGAVDDAVLRWIADYPAEGEVDLPMGVLGLGAYALAHPDAGFRDKATSGVLDVVEERAERDGDGLFLRLGDSPARRADQSAGCRVLGAAHGTAGLVSYLASAAGTAAAPRARPLLDDSVRWLRAQRGDFSHAVFPHRVETRYTPARATWCSGDPGIALALTAAAGVTGDPRDADLARATASAVATRPERDCGITDGCVCHGAAGLVWFGRRAHDDHGLPEGLECVRRWTGWLAERRAEGPLTYFNPAGMIRDASFLEGDAGVALALLYAATGARPAWEQLVLARPVTPEV
- a CDS encoding ABC transporter ATP-binding protein encodes the protein MPGSPPTEAPAARGRHWVLRLLSACRRHPGLAAGVAAAAVLGTGLTALAPLAAQIAVDDAVQGRTDRIGVLALALLGAAALQFAGAFARQFLSGKLALGVQHDLRTAVFDSVQRLDGGKQDTLRTGQVMSRAGTDLQLVQGLLATAPQALGGLVLIVFAFSAMLWLSPVLTVVAAAVVVSFVVVTARVSRRMPPATMAVQRRTAEIAQHVEETVTGVRVVKAFGQEERETRRLADLAARLFGERMRVARMQAAPSATLGVLPYLGQAAVLVVGAWLVARGEVSLGALVAFSGYMVTLTAPSASLSNLVMSAQLVRPAALRVFDLADSRPDVTDAPDAADVPEGPVGVELDGVRFGYTRDSTVLDGLSLSVRPGETLALVGPSGSGKSTVSLLLPRFYDTTGGAVRIGPPGGAVDVRSLRLRSLRAAVGVAFEEPFLFSGSVADNIAYGRPHATREQVRAAARAAGADGFVCALPDGYDTPVGERGLTLSGGQRQRVALARTLLGDPRVLVLDDATSAVDASTEAAMVATLADVTADRTVLLVAHRRSTLALADRIAVLDGGRVVDVGTEAELTRRCPLFARLCAGDGGGVEEPAPAPGGGGSPLWPEPVPEAADPDEAALPAADDRPAERLDRTPPEEPGTRFGVRRVLAPVRALLALAVLLVLADALATTALPVVLRWGLDRGVAPGDAGVVAAVGAAALALVAVNWWVLALQPRVVTRTGESALYALRLRVFRHLHRLGVDFHERERGGGTMTRMTTDVTALSTFVESGLTIVVVNGATVLGMVVAMLVLDPGLALVALAVLPVLLAATLYFRRCVSLAYHLSRERIGEVNADLQEQVAGARESQAAGAEDGASERFAALSDRYRRTRLTAQRHIALYFPFVTLLGDVSTAAVLGAGAYRVAEGTLSVGVLTAFLLYLGMFYAPFQQLSVVFDSYQQARVGVDRIGGLLRTPPTAAASRRAVPAPVRRGGGRVRLEGVGFAYPGAGGPALADVTLSADPGETVALVGETGAGKSTVVRLIARFHDPDRGAVLVDGTDVRDLDPAEHRRRLGVVPQEPHLFTGTVADNVRYGRPGAGDREVEEAVRAVGALDAVSALPRGLRHPVGERGRGLSTGQRQLVALARAQLVDPDVLLLDEPSAGLDPGTERAVLTAMERLSRGRTTFVVTHSLATAARADRIAVLDGGRVVETGTHAELSASGGAYARLWRSSGAGPVPV